The genomic stretch ATTATCTCAAACTGTTTCCAGCAAGTTAACATCAGCAGGGTGTTAAgtcatagttttttttttttctttttttttgggagggTAAAAGATGATGCGCTTGACCACGGTGCGCAGTGCGCAATCTCAGCTTCGACTCAGATCATATCAGATGGAGATTCATGCACTGATGTATTTCCATTAGCCTCCCTCAGTTTGAGCCTGagcatcctctctctctcacacacacactcacacacatacacacacatacacacacacacgcacgcacaacgCGTCGTCAGTCACTGCCGTTAAAGCGACACACACGTTAAACAAACATTGGACCATATTTATAAGTCAGGGTTTCTTACCGCCGTCTCCATAGGTTTCGATCCCATATCCATCCTGCAGCCCGTTGCTCCAGGTGCCGTCGTATCTAGCAGGTGTGTTGTGGCTTTGCCGGACACCGTACCGACCCTTGAAACCGTGACTCCACTCTCCGCGGTACATCCACTTTCCTTTATTCTCCACGCCGAGCCCATGCCGCTTCCCCTGGGACCAGTAGCCCTTGTAGGTATTCCCGCTGGGCCAGGTGTACACCCCAACTATCTCAAAGCCGTGCGACCAGGACCCGGCGTACTCGCCCTGGCCCTTGGGTCCGGTGCAGATGCCGTGTCCGTGGGCTTTGCCATCCTCCCACCCCCCGCAGTAAGTGCCACCGTCGTCGAAGTCAAACCTTCCGCCCGTCATTCAGATAAAGGCTGGAAATAAAGCAGATCGTGCGCTGCTGCAGACTCAGGCGTCTCCAGGACCGAGGTTGGGGGATCCAGGACCGGTGGTGAGATGAAAGGATGAGCCAACAAGATGATGACTAGAGGGTTCAAAAAATAGGAGGGTGAGGATAGAGGACAGCACTTCCAGACACTGACATGCAACACAAATGGCATGCGTAATGGTAAGTGTAAAGGTATGAATGGTGGGCGTCATTTACCGGAGGCGCACGCCGGGTTCTCCGCTGTGTGTTGCTCGTCTCCCCCCTCTCACCCACTgatcacagagggagagagagaagcgtCGAGTCCCCGCTAAGGAAAGACACTGGGCCAATCGCAACGTCACTCCACAGGGACCTcccactctcctccctctctccccccaccTCCGTGAAGAGTCCGGACGCCTCGACCCCCCCAAAATAAGGCGCTTTTATATCTTTATATCCTTCACTTCACAGCTGTAAATAATACATAATGGCCTCAGAATTATTATTAAGTATTCTTCTGTGATTATCGTATCATACTTTGTTTATCTTATCGGCCATAGTTACATAATAATATTCCTATGGCCTATTTAGTGAGGTGATAATGTATACTGGGAAACTATATATAGCTCTATTAACTTTTACAGACCATATCTGTGCAGCATGTGCTATTACTAATACCCCTATGAGATACATTTCACTTTTATGCTGTATTCAATAGCAACATCCTTCTATATATACACTCTAGGCctatatattacatattttgtcatattatatttattatatattataccATACCACATTATACTCACTTCTATGTTCAATATTCTATGTTATATTTCTGGacaatactgtatattattttATACTACACTATATACTATTGTGTACTACAATATTCACCTTTTACTATATCTTGTACCCCATACTGTATTATATAGTACCATATTAttccttgtttttattatgttacaCTGTTTCATTCCTTCATATACTATACTGTTTTCCTATAAGAATTCATGGACAACCCCTATCATTATTTAATCATATTATTTATTAGTCAGGTGTGTGCTGTTTACATACTAGACTATTTGCCTCTGCTGCTATTACTCCACTGTCACTTTACCTCTTAATGTTTCCCTTTTATTGggcatttttaattttttacttCTATCTCTTTTTAGTTTTATAtacttctttctcttcttctttttaatgtCTTATTTATCTGTCTGTATTTCTGAGTTGGTGCATCTGCAACAACTGAATGTTTCCTCTGGGAATCAAAAAAGGCTCATCCTTTCTTACTCAGTATTTCTCAAATGACCTTTTTTCATAGTATCTTATATTTTCAGCTATAAGGCCTCTGCAACTTCAACATGACTCTATGAAGTGTATAAGAAACATCTTAAACATTTTATTCGACACATTAGTCAGACATATTTTAGTCAATGCATCAGGTCGGTCATTCCttctttaaaacacaaaatgaaataaaattaattCATCCTGTTAGTAAGAATAAGTATCGTGTAGAAAAACAGTCGTTTACACATTAAAGGAATAGATGACAGCGACCTCTGCTGTCCAAATACTTTCAttgcatgtatgtatgaatgtatgtatgatATAGCAAAGCTGTGTAGTACCAAAAGTGTAGTCGCGTGTGAACAGTCTGTTGTCTTTATATCTGACATTATGATTTTTTATATGTACTTAAATGTACTCACATACTCGGTAATAATACATGCAGGCATATAAAACAACGACTAGTTGTAAGAAAATACTGGACTGCTACTACTTCCGCGCAGGAGagaaggcagaagaagaaagaagaagacgaagaagaaaatGCGTATGTTTAAACTGTACATACACCGCAGCACAAACGAGGAAGCGGATTAATTGAGTGTTCCACTCCGAGCCGGTAGGGGGTGCAATCTGCTGACGGTGACACGGTGTGCTGCCCTCACTTGCCCCCTAAAATACTAACAGATAAAATGGCGTCCGAAAACAGCCCTGAACGCCAAGATGAGAAAGCAGCTCTTATAGAGACTGTCTCAGAAGAAGATGGACAGCAGCAATGTGGCGCAGTGGCGAAACAAAGCGAATCGAAATTAACGCTTTATCACTGGACGCAGTCTTTCAATTCTCAGAAGGTGAGTGTGTTCACGGTTCAGCACCACCGTGAAGTGGACAGCTCCCCGTGGACGTGTACTGTTCGGTACTACTAATGATTCCTCTGTTAAACTATATTCCTAATTGATTTTATAAGAAAGCCAATCATTCATGAATTTAAATACCTTAATTACCGTCATTACCAGTCTCTGAAAATGAGTCCACACAGTATATTACATCTGTTTTTAGCGTAAGTACACGAAATGCTGTGAAACACTACATTTCCATACGTTATTTgatatgcctttttttttttgatattcTTGTCCATTGTGTAGTCACTGTGATAGATATTCTTACTTCTATTAAAATGACAACTATtgatgctgtggttgtggtttgAATGTAACCTAACATTGTCCACCTCCACGTGGTAAATACTAACTGAGAGGATAATAATCTGAGAGGGATTCTACATTTTCTGGTGCAGGTGCGTCTGGCCATAGCAGAGAAAGGTTTGCGCTGTGAGGAGTACGACGTGAGCCTCCCGCTCAGCGAACACAACGAGCCCTGGTTCATGCATCTGAATCCCACTGGTGAGGTGCCAGTCCTGGTCCACAATGACAACGTCATCTGTGACCCCACACAGATCATGGACTACCTGGAGCAGAATTTCAACGACGGTGAGGCTGAAAAAAGACTGTTTGACAGCCCTGAACTGTACTGATACACTATAGCAGGGCTGGATaggtgggaggtggaggtggaggtgggctCCATTCAGCtgagtttctttgttttcctccttcagcattttttgtttttatttgaaatggcattattttctttattcgCTTTATATTTTGTTGTGTGCATTTCTTGATTCTTCATTCATtctatcacttttttttttactttccaTTTTCTCTTGCTTGGCACTGATCCATCATAGCTTTGTTTTAAGGGTCTCATCAAGTCGCTTAAAGGAAGAGAAAATCTGGTAAGCATGGAACTATTTCAGCTaatgaaaactgacattttaaagcacttttcCTAACCCCAACCCTCATTCATTCTCCCATAGGTAAACttacactgtgtaaaacacttGTTCTGTACCAGGATTCTCTCTGTGGCAGAAATCACTTTGATTCCCATCTGATTTATTTGGAGGAAGTTGTAAGTGACACCTGACATCATTGCTCCTTCCTTTTTCATGATTCTTTCGTCTCCAGAGGGCACTCCTAAGCTGATCCCTGAAGAGGGCAGTACATACTACCACAGAGTGCAGCACtacagagagctgctggacTCACTGCAGATGGATGCCTACACCCATGGCTGCATCCTCCACCCTGAGATCACAGTGGACTCCCACATACCTGCATATGCTGCCACATGTATAAGAAGTAAGGCACGCTTAGTGATGCACTCAGGTAGTTAtagttataaaaaaaaaccacacacacacacacaaaacaaaacactctgGTGTACCTCGTATGAGATCAGATCCCTTGTTGCCAGGGAAACTGCCGTATATTTTCGAGGCATGGAATCGACAAGTGTTGGCAGGCATCCACAGAGATCTAACTATGTGCCAAGATAGCATCAGGAAGACACTGTTTTTCTGGGCTGCACTCAAGTTTCTCTTACGTCAAACACTTCGTCGCTGCTGTTCATGAGATTCTGCATGAAAGGAAAGGTGTACATGATGAAGTGGATACAGCACAGATGCACACTGATACAATGTGATATAATCATGATAGACTTTCCGAtatgaaatgattcattttcatgataAAGTGTTGAAATAATAATCACTGTATGATTCACTGCCTCTGACAcgatgctgtgtttttgtgtgacagCACAGATCGGAAACACACAAACGGAGCTGAAGAAACTGGCCGAGCAGAACCCAGAGCTTAAAGACGCGTATGTAGCGAAACAGAGGCGCTTGAAAGTAAGTGAAGTTAGCAGAGTGCccaataaataaaactgtgctTTGTGATTTATGCTAAAGTTTGTACACTCCAAGAGCCATGCTGCCATAAAAACCAGAAACACAGGAACTTCAGTAAAGACTTTAGGAGTACTGAATTGAGGCTTTTTattgctgtctgtgctgcaatAACTGCACTCTGATCAGATAATTTCTGGCTCTAGAGGTGCCTGTTACTCTCTGCCATAGACACACAGCTAACTAGACAGCTAAAGCAAGAGATTGCTATCAGAGATGGTTCAGAAAACCAGATGGCGCACTTAAGAGTCATTTCCCGTATTTACAGAGGTAAATGTGCGCTAATGCATTTCTACATGCAAATGCTTCTGCAGTCCAAGCTGCTTGACCACGACAACATGAAGTACCTGAAGAAGCTTCTGGATGAGCTGGAGAGTGTGATGGACCAGGTCGAGAccgagctgcagaggagagtggaggaaaCACCAGGTTCACAACTACAATAGCTCCTCACTTTGCAGCCACTTAGCCATTAACACTCTCACTCAATAAAAGACGATACTAAAAGAATTACGTTGTTAGGACTGTAATAATGTTAACACACGTGCGAGCGGAGACTCTGCAGCACTGTTGAACTTTGAATGTCATGTTGTTCTTACATACTCCTCTGCTCATCCACTCATAGAAGAAGGCAGTCAGTCCTGGCTGTGCGGGGAGTTCTTCAGCATGGCCGACGTCTCTCTGGCAGTCACCTTACACCGCCTCAAGTTCCTCGGCCTGTCCCGCCGCTACTGGGGCAACGGAAACCGTGTGAACCTGGAAACATACTACGAGCGCGTGGTGCAGCGCCCAGCCTTCAGGAGAGTGCTGGGCCATGTCAACAACATCCTGATCTCTGCTGTCCTTCCAGTGGCGTTTCGTGTGGCCAGGAAGAACGCCCCGGTTATCCTCGGCACCACTCTGCTGATAGGTGTTCTAGGAGGAGCTACATACCTCGGTTTTCTGTACATGAAGAAGAGGCTGACTCTCTCCAGCTGAGGGAGACAACGAATGTTTGCGTAGCTGTGGGACTGAATTGAGGACTGGGAGGTggataaacacagaaaaatgtgagaaatgtcaTCATTTAAACTGTGGAAAGTTAAAGTTCATAGAATAATTTGATCGTTCAGCAGGCATCAGTgatatttaactgaaatcagTCTTaactgtcttgttttctgtttgcacaaaatGCACTTTCACTCAtcctcagtgtgtgagtgctgcaTCAAACACCAAAGGGTTGACTTAAGGGGCCACACTggtatttttacatgttttttttccatttattgtgAATCAAATATACAacatcttgtgtttttgtagctCCACAAATTCCTAAGTCCAAATATTCCTAACTTCAAAAAAAGGGCCTGAagttatcaatgctaatataaGGCATACTTGATAAACAATAAATGGGccaaaatgtgcaaaaacaccAGTATGGTCAGACATCTTTACGCGTACTTAAATCACTATTAAGAGCCTAATATGTTTCACCTCATGTGTGCTTTGTCATATATTATTTCATTGTCCATATTTGCATGTTGGAAGTTTAAAAAGATATAACAAGAAGCCTGGCGTCTGCTTTCTGTGACCACGTCTGCCGACAAACTGATCTGTCCAACAGTGAACATACTGAAAACTACATTTGCACTCATGTTTGACTCCATGACTGATGAATAAGCGTTTGAAATATTCTCTATGTAACAATAGCTGATTGAATGCTTTTCCAGTCTCATTTACATCTTCATGCAACATCTGTCTGAAATTAAACTGCTTCCAAACAATCTGCGCTGTTTCCTGCCAATCAAATGAAATTGAGACTGGCATTAAAAATTCACAGCTCAGCATCATTTAATAGACTATTGTATGTCATAAAGGTCTTAAATGTTTGTTCATCTAAAGGCTGCTAATCACATTTCCCAGGATCTGGATGGAAGTCAGCATCCACAGTAATTTGTTTGCCCGCTCAGAAATGGCAGGccagcactgacactgacacgTAACATATGCTCAGCGTTAATTTAAATTCCTCCTCACGTGAGCTCAGCCtcacataaaacagacacatgCGAGACCTTTCAACAAAGTCTGgcctttgttttcactgtccaGAGGGCTGGCTAGTGTGGCTGTCAAAGAAATGCCTCACACGTGTTGAAGCCACATGTGAGGCAAGCTGTCAGAGGACCATAAGCTCATACTGGAGTGCTAGCTCTGGAAAAATCATACCTCTGCAAATGGCAACCAAGGTGACATCATTTTCTCTGCAAGGTTGTATCACGCAGGTGCCATTTTAAGGGGTAAGGGTcaaagtcataaaaaaaatgcaactgtataaaatcagattttagaGACAAAGTTAGCAGGGGTGGAAAGTAACTAGGCACATGTACTTAAGTACTGTATGCAACTACtaattcaaggtacttgtacttcacatgagtatttccattttatgcaacttttcACCATACAAACACCATCAACAGACAACGCTGAGTAACACTATGCAATATATGACTAATGTGGACCAAACCCCATTCAAAGACATATCACTGTACGTTGATTTCAACACATTCAGCTTTGAGCTACAACACCTGTGAGACTGACACTCTACATTTTATCACTTCGAATAGGAAACCAGAACTAATTCTTCTCCTGTTAGTAAATAACAGTATGACAATACGTTTTTCTGATGAATATACAGTAAACATGCATATTTATCCCCACTAGGGGGCAGTATTTCCCCATATAACACTCACCTCTGTGACTTATTGGGAGAATACCATTCACCTCATAATTCACAAGGAGGGGGACATACTCAatgagcctctgtgtgttttaaagcactTATATATTTTCTCTTAGAAGACTACTGCGCTTTAAAACATGTAAGGTGAGATGCATGACATTTAAACAGCGCCGTCCTTTGGATAAACGAATTTTTGTGTGGACTGTTATCTATTAGAGCTGCAGTTGCAGCCAAAAGCGATTCAGCCAGCTGACAAAATAAACCTGTTGTTGGACCTGGACATGGTCACGTATTGTTTAAAGGATTGCTCCTGACATCTTGCTATTGTGTTGCTTAAAATCCAACAGGTGGTTCACAATAATCAGACAAAGTACTCCTCGCTGtaaaagaaaagtgttttttttgtctttgctgcagaGTCGGTGTCGTGTAATTTTAGAAGCTGTCAGCTTATTAACAGTCCTGAGCATTTTGACCAGAGACATGCAACAAAGTATCTGAATTGCTCTAAACAATGTTTCAGCTGTTTATAGGAGCTGCTGATGGGTTTGATAGATAAGCAAAGACATTTAAAGGGCATGTTTCTAATATTTATAAGAAATCATCAATCGTATTCATCTTCCTGCCAGAAGAAGCTTTATGAGTGTTAGAACAGTGACATCCACAAAGTGCAGAACTAAGATCAGTTACAGACTTAGTAAAGACCTCACCAGATAATCCGTTTTAGAAAATTGTTGACAGAAAGCACTTTGATTGAAGCATACTGATGAGTTTAAAGGCCCAAtttgtaggatttagtggcatctagtggagaggttgcagactgcaaccaactgaaaacccctcacctcaccctcccctgCGATggccattaaaaacacaaaaggcccactccagagccagtgtttggtttgtccattctgggctactctagaaacatggtggtgcaacatggaggactctgtggaggaggacccGCTCTGTCTGCAGATACagtataaagagctcattccaAAGTAACAAAGACACAACGATTCTTATTTTTATGCCACACTAATGGAAACTCAACTATGAGTATTATGCTCCAtatctgccaatagatccctgAATCCTACGCACCTTCAAATGGTCTTACAGCGACCTTATGATTGTCTGCGTACAGTGAAAGGCTGGGATTGTGTTAGCAGCTTCCAGGTACATGCACAGAAACTTCAACAGACCTCCGAAAGCTGCCCCTCTGTACTAACATGTGGCTTCCCCTGCCAGGTCTAAGCAGTGTTAAAGGCTCTGTGATGAATGACGAGAAACCACGCAGTGTCCTTGATGATGTGGCATTAGAGTTGAGTCACCTCTGTACCAAAGCGTCTGTTGTACTCTAACGCGTAGTCCAACTGGTGGATTATTTGTATTCCCATTTAGAGCGCCTTTAAACCCCCGTGGTGTACATTAGAGACAGCGACTGGCGTCAGGTCAGACCACTAAAAGAGAGTTGTATGCAGTTTCATTCGCTGCccttcaaataaacaaaatcaactGTGTCTCAAAGCATCACAGACTCCCTCTATTTCTTTCTCCCACTTTAACTCCATTTTACTCCTAACACAGATCTTTTCTTTAGCTTTTCCCAGTAGGGATCATGTACGTCAGAGGGGATGGGTGGGGTGGTGCAGGTGTCTGTTTTGGGAAAGGGAGAGTTGCATGGAATCCCCCAGCAGACATGCATGCCCACAGACGCACAAACAGaaagtggagagggagagaaacgtGGAGGCTTGCGGCAGAGTGTGGTATGGATGGCTGGGAGCGATGGATGGAAATACGCAAAAAAATGTGGAGTAGAGGGCAAAACAAGTTGAAGTGATTCGGACAAAAAGATGTACTGAATGCTCCAGCTGCTCAAAATGGGACTGTTGTGACCCCCAAGCATTGAACCACAATCCTCTGTTAAAGATGATTACAACACCTGAAATGATCAAGATCTAATGAGAGAAATAATCATTCTTTGGATTTCTTGCTGGATTGAAACTTTGCTTTCAGCGAGTGAGGCAGGTGGACAGTGGGGTGATGATGTGTGAGCTGTGCTGGATgtgcacagacaggcaggctggGTAAACACAAACCCACGCAGCAGTAGCTGACAGCTAAGCCCGCTTGATGTGGCTCTTGCCCAGGCGACTGAGTGAGTGGGAGCATGAAAACTTCCACACTTCTTACACTCAGAAGCTGTGAACTGCGTGGAGAGAAGGGCTGATATTATAGGCATATCTTCAATTCAATGCTATCCTGATACTTGGCTGCAGATTTGATATGCATTGTGATTCTTATGTATTGCAATTTTTTAAGTATCGTGATTCAATATTATGATATCTTGCAATTTCTGTTCCCTTTTTTAAGAATAGACCATGAGAAAAAGCTGAATCATACACCTCTAGAGACTTTAGATCAAGAGTCATATTTCCAAAAACTACTAATAAAATTCTTTTGGAAGTAAACGGCTACATTTAGCTGTTCCTGCTCATCAACTCTGGTCTGGTCTGTTCATTAGATAATACTACCGCAATCTGTTCCGTGCATTAATGGTAAGTATCATATGTGTTAGCATCACGCtaacaatttaaataaaattttTTCCCCAAACTCCTAATGGGTGGTGGTTGATGGTGTGACACTGTTGGGGGTGACATGGGCATATAAGCCACAGTAAGATGTATCATCTATTCATCACATCTGCAAAACCAATAGCAGACAATTCCTCTTGCCCTCCGACCGGtcaaaacaaatggaaaagaTGTTGGAGAAGATAATGAGCGTCATTTGTTCCTGTGTCTACAGTGGCATTACGTAATGACACTGTAGACCCAGGAATGGCATGGCAAGATGAGCTACGTCAGtgactggagcagcagctgttttgctCTTTGTACAATGTCAACAGCAGTTTTGTCACCATTGTCCAATGAGCATTTTTCTTGCATGAGTCCCCGACCGTGCTCTCTGATATCTCACGCTGTTCGTTTTCCCCTCGTGGTTACTTTAGAAACACTACTCAGAATGAGTGAGACATGTGTCCAAAGCTTGTTGGCACCCTCAAAGGCCTTCTGAGAAAACCAGCGGGCCTTTCCAGAAAGCAGCCGTCACCGCCTTTTCAGAGCGTCTGCGATATACTGTTTGCTGAGTCGACAGAGGTGGGATCTGTGATGTTGACACTACTGTTAAAAGGACCCCCCGCCGGCTTGCCCTTCACAGCTTTATGATGAAATCCTGTGCCACCATTCATCCCCACATGTGCTCCTCAAATATTTAAACTCGGCCTACATAAACACCGCTGTGCGGGAGAGATGATACCCGGCGCCGTTTGGAGCGAACCTCCTGCATTATAAATCTTTGTTCAATTGGCCAGATGTGGCCAAGTCAAACACACCATCAGCTTTTCATTGTGTTAATGAATTGTCTGTGTATGATAGGTTTGCCATTACCATGCAAATGAACCACAGTGATCTCAGCAGGGATCTGAGGTGACGGGAGGAATTATTTTCCGACTTTTTAAGCTCTCCCTGTCTGCATGGAGAGTTTGCAGATTTGACAGGTGGTGTTCACAAACTGTGGTTCACTTAAGGAGATGCGTTCAATTTCAGGACAACTGAGTCACTTCTGATCTGAGGAACTTCCGTTTAAAGAGTCAACAGAAGTTGAAATAAGAGTTaggaagtcagtgtgtgtctgagtgtgtgcattCTTGCATCCCTACGCCAACTTGACATAGATTAATGCCACTGCTGCTGTACTGCATCGTCCAGAGGTCAGTGAAGGTCGCTCCACCTGCTGTGACTGTCACAGTGAACAAACCCTGCAAGGGTGGCTGGACCAGCTGAGGCCATATAAGCGGATATCCTAATGTAAATACTGAGCTCACCCCTAGCTTTGAAAAAACTTCCTCTCCCATGACCCTCAAAGGCAATAAGACTGAAGCTTTAACCATGTTATATAACACCTGTCATCTGCTAAAACAAGGGGCAGCTATGAACAATATTCACTGACAGGCGGTGAGTTAACAAAAGTGAATTGATCATGAATTTGAACTGTGTTTTGATCTGCCATAACAGGC from Chaetodon auriga isolate fChaAug3 chromosome 21, fChaAug3.hap1, whole genome shotgun sequence encodes the following:
- the gdap1 gene encoding ganglioside-induced differentiation-associated protein 1, whose product is MASENSPERQDEKAALIETVSEEDGQQQCGAVAKQSESKLTLYHWTQSFNSQKVRLAIAEKGLRCEEYDVSLPLSEHNEPWFMHLNPTGEVPVLVHNDNVICDPTQIMDYLEQNFNDEGTPKLIPEEGSTYYHRVQHYRELLDSLQMDAYTHGCILHPEITVDSHIPAYAATCIRTQIGNTQTELKKLAEQNPELKDAYVAKQRRLKSKLLDHDNMKYLKKLLDELESVMDQVETELQRRVEETPEEGSQSWLCGEFFSMADVSLAVTLHRLKFLGLSRRYWGNGNRVNLETYYERVVQRPAFRRVLGHVNNILISAVLPVAFRVARKNAPVILGTTLLIGVLGGATYLGFLYMKKRLTLSS